One Paraburkholderia phytofirmans OLGA172 genomic window carries:
- the rplM gene encoding 50S ribosomal protein L13 has product MKTFSAKAHEVTREWYVIDATDKVLGRVASEVAHRLRGKHKPEFTPHVDTGDFIIVINAGKLRVTGNKATDKKYYRHSGYPGGIYETTFGKMQERFPGRALEKAVKGMLPKGPLGYAMIKKLKVYAEATHPHSAQQPKALEI; this is encoded by the coding sequence ATGAAGACGTTTTCCGCAAAAGCCCATGAGGTTACGCGTGAATGGTACGTGATTGACGCGACGGATAAGGTTCTCGGGCGTGTCGCCAGCGAAGTGGCACACCGTCTTCGCGGCAAGCACAAGCCTGAATTCACTCCGCACGTCGACACCGGTGATTTCATCATCGTTATCAACGCCGGCAAGTTGCGCGTCACGGGCAACAAGGCTACTGACAAGAAGTACTACCGTCACTCGGGTTACCCGGGCGGTATCTATGAAACGACGTTCGGCAAGATGCAAGAACGCTTCCCGGGCCGCGCGCTCGAGAAAGCGGTCAAGGGCATGCTGCCGAAGGGCCCGCTCGGCTACGCGATGATCAAGAAGCTGAAGGTCTACGCTGAAGCAACGCATCCGCATTCGGCACAACAGCCGAAAGCGCTCGAGATCTAA